The DNA sequence CCCAGCTGCGGAGAGGCGTGTCCCCCAACCCCACCAAGTCTGGACACCAGCGACCCTGAGGTGAAGTGAGCGGAGAAGTGCTGGTAGGGCAGCCTGTCCATTGGTTGCATGGTGGTGACGGAGCAACTCCCATAGGGCGAAACGCTAGCCCAAGTGTTGCAGCTGATGTCCTCCAAACTAGGAACTGGCTCAGCACCCTGGGTGGCGCTGGCATACATACAGGCCTGCCGCTGATTGGATTCGCTGCGGTAGGGCCCGGTGGCCAGGCCGAGGCTCTGGGCGTAGCCAACAGGACGATAGTAATGGTCCTCCTCACTGGACGAGCTCTCCAGATAGGCCTTCTTATAGCTGTGCTCACCTGAGTGACAGTCATCCTCCACTGCAGGGAGAGTTACAGAGGGAAATAACAGTGTTACTCCAGTGCTATTTTCAACTtctgtaaagtaaataaatgtgcGACTCCACATCAATAACTTgacaaacctttttggactaaTGCAATATTGGCTATAAATTCTGTTCAACTGCTAATAATTGAAACCAAATCAAATAATGCCCACTATCTGGCAGCCAATTAAATGCTaatcatgaaaaataaatatacacgctttgtaaataaacacatgacaTTTGAGTATTTTTTGCTCATGTGATTATTGTCCGTTTTATGCAAAAAATGTACATACTTTGCACTAGAAATGTGCACTGTTCCTGTAAAATAAATCCAAGAACTTAAATTTAGCATAATTTTGTATCAGATCTGTGGAAAGGTGGACATAATCTATGTGAAAAAATAGACtattattacattacacatatatatatatatacacttagTGTGGCTTTTTATGTAGACTAtagaaagtaatttaaaaatacatatgtcACCCTTACTTATCTCTGTTTTATGGGTAGTTAGTTACCCAAAACAtccaattaattaaaaaagctCAGTTTGCCATTGCGTCTAATACCGCAATATAACTACAGCGTTGACATCATTGGATATGGATAAAGACTTGCGTAAAAATGATTGTCTTTTTGATACATATGTATCCCATATTTGTGTCCTACCTTTCCTCTTGATGCAGTGGTACTCCTGGCCGTGCTCATGTGGCAGGGGGTAGGAGCCCGACTGAGGCAGCATGTCCTGTGAGGTGCTTGTGACGCTGTTCTCACACTGGGAGTACTGGGAGCTCAGGGTGCTCGGGGTGGCCATGCCCTGGACCTCCCCACTGAACGGGCTCTGGCTGGAGCCCACTCTCTGGCGCACTGTACTGCGAGGCACTACTGGATACTCCTTGGTACTATGTGcaggcacacacagagacacaaatacaGTTAGTAATTATCTGCAGTTAAACCCCTAAAATATCATAAAACAGCTtattcaccaaaaaaaaaagtatacaaaTTGTTCATTTCTGTACAGTTTGATTCATTGAAAGCTCTGTTCTCAAAGTCAGTCAACAACATTCACCATCAGTAAATCACACCCACttaggacagagagagagagagaaaagttcTACTGAGGAAAACTCCAAGTGAAAAAGTATTTCACTCCTATTAATCCACACGATCTGTCAATTGATCATTTTGCTACTCTTGCTTCTTTGATTTCAGGGATCTCAGTTGAAACAGCGACCTGGTTTTGCAATAAGCTCTCCCTCCAACATTGTAACCAAGAGCAGACGTGCATAGCTTACTGTACTCGGCAGGATCGGACAATGGCATGTAGGATTGATAGTGTGGTCTGGACTCTTACCATGCTCTAAACATTTGCAAGTTCTGATAGGTGAAATGCATTTCACTCCAAACTTTATAGTAAACTATGGCACTTACATCTGTCCGATACAAtcaaatgtgtgatttttttttttttcaagtactTGAAAGTACAAAAATCTCTCCCCAGATTTCCAtagcttttttttccaaaacataaaCCATGACATTAGTCGTAAATGCACAATTACTGTGGCTCAGAATAGATAGAGACACTATAATAAAGGTTATAGGAAGGGGCTAGGATTTTAGCACCTTGTGGAACAGCCAAATGGCTTCACAGTTGGGTTTTTTCTGATTTGGGATTTTTATATGTGAATACACACGTTTGTATTGGTTGCCCAAAGGGGGAGTGGGTGGGCCGTGAGTTTCAAAACCAGATATTCtcctttgaaaatgtgtttccatgCAGTACGGACGCATACTCCATCCTTCATCTGGACTGAATAATGGAGGGAGAGCAATGTGGCCGTGCATTGCCTTGGCTGACGGACCAAGCCAtacaaccaacacacacacacacacacacacacacacacacacacacacacacacacacacacacacacacacacacacacagaacatccTGGTAGAAAAAGCTGAGTGGAAGGGCAGAGATGTTGTAGTCTTGTTTCAGAGGTTCTGCCACATCAGCCATAAAAGTCTTCAGCATGAAAACTGGCCGGGTATCAAGAACTACACTTACATCACTGAAAATAACACTCACTGAAAAATAACTCATATCTGGCTTGCATTTTGGTGATTGAAGGATTAGTGTAAAGTGGGGCTTGTTAAGTGACAGTGTGATCAGGATGTCAGTAATCCCTGCAATCTATTCATTTGACATCATTCAGTTTGTGTCAGTGGTTACAAAAATCATGGCCCAGGatcaattaaagaaatacattatGAATAGCATAAATTGGTTCAGATGAtccaaaatcaacaaaatacagattttaaaaCTTTCTCTATCTACCTTTGCATTCTGGACATTCGGTGCAGCTCCATGTCATCACTTCCACGAAAGCCTTTTGCaaatggattgttctcaatcttCAGCTGGGTTATCTAAAACGGCAACAAGACCTAATTAGTAACATATTGTGCAATCAAAGCCATATGTTGTGCTGGTTGGGACTCTTACAAGtactattctattttttttttttctaagttagTAGTCCCAAATAAATAACACGTGTGTCACCCTTTTGTTGTAAAATTCAGAgctatttcaaaaaaatgtcagtatatGCTATACTCTCACAAAGTCTTCTTTACCATGAGGCTCAATGATAGTATTACATGTTTTTGCGAGTTTTGCTTTGCTATGTTTTGAAGTGTTGGATGCATCTTACTGCTCACAAGTTACCCAAGAGATTGAAATAGATCAACCAAGATGCTTTTAGGGATcctaagatttaaaaaaaaatcaatgaaagcaTGTGTCAATGAGACATATTTTCATTGCATCATTTATAATGTTACATTTGACAGTCTCTGGCTTAACAGATAGTTGGCGCATGCTTGATCCAAATGAGGTGATTTATTATGACTATGTTTtagtaaaaatgtctttgtaaatatcaaacaaaaaaaagtgaagcaAAACACCCTGAACGCAAGTTAATCCCAAAGAGGTTAAACACAATCCAGGAATATCCCTCCCATGAGCAGTGGTTTCTGGCAGGTAATGAGTTGGCAGGGCTTGTGTGCTTCCAGCCTTCTGACACGACTGGAGGTTCGTCTGGACGCTGGCTGACACTCACCAAACCTTGTAAAATCTCTCATGACACTTTGCTAGCTTCTTGTTAATACACGCAGTCTGGCAACAGATTTACATattgtttaatctttttttttttttaaggaataaAATGGCAGAGTTTAGTTGCACTCTTTTTACCCTCTGAAAGCCTTCCAAGAAGAAATACAGCTAGACAAACAATCATTCCAAGTGATAGCTGGACTTCAGTAATTCCCAGTCTTCCTACTGACTGGAAGGTGGAACGAATCAGAGCAAAGAAAAGGAAtactgttaaaaataatttcgGAGTACGTTCAAGACATTTGGGCAAAATTCATTCACAGCTTCTTAGACCACAGTTTTACTAGACTGTGTTGAACTgagctcattaaaaaaaatgaaggccTATAACATTTTAAGATGCTTTTGGCTATTTATAGTTTATAAAACTACTTTTAAGTAtttcaaataaagtggattaaaTATAAGCTGATTTAAATACAAGATTGGGGTCTTTGACTcctcatttttcacattttattctaAAGGAAAACACGTCTCAGAAAACAGtttggaaaaatgttttaattgcaGCAGTGGCAGGACATGCTTGAAACTAGAGACTGAGACCATTTTCATTAGCTGAGAGTCTAACAGGTGAATTGGACACATGCCTGCAGCACATATTGTTTTGGCAGATGTTAGACTGTTTGATTAGACAGTTGAGTGCCTGCAGATCAGAAATACTTGTTTTTCTGCAGGTCTGGAAAGCCCCAATAATTAGCCCGGGGTTACGATCTCAGCCCCCAAtaacatgtttgaaaaataatgaatggtTCTACAGCGTGTCGTTCATTTGTGCTTCCTGTTCCCAGAAGCGCAGAGACGTCTGATTGGCTGCGGGGACATTAGGAGCGTTCGCCCCTCTCTTCCATATTCCCCAAACTAAGaacatataggcctacatgGTAACATGATGTTAAACAGACGCTGTTTACATATATCTGTATTCCCAAGATTTTTCTCCAGGAATTTCTGCTGAGTAAATATTGAGTTTTTATTTCTACATCTTTTCCCCAAATATTCTCAACTAAACATAAACATCTGAGCGGCTGCCTGCAGCCTCAAGAAATCACACATTCATCTAACTCTAAGTTGGTGTTATTATAGGCCACCTATTTCTAAATTGTGGTGTGAATAAAAAGCAAGGCAATCTTCCAGTCTTTCGACTTTTACAAACTCAAGGGGAACAATTTGAATTTAGGCTACTAAGACTATTCATTAACGTTAGGCTTTATGTTACTGCACCTTCAACTGCATCAACGGAAGAATTATATattagaaatgaaaaaataaataaattgtaaatgatgttttaaattatattaaatatattgtagGCCCTTTATAATATAATCTAGGCTATTGTATTATTTGATATAGCTTTAAGGTCAAAATTTCCGTTTTTTGACAACTTAAAAAAACGTATGTTGCGCATCCGTCACGCAAAGGGTTACTTTAATTAATAGAACAGATAGTAGCCTATCCTAGAATCTAGTAATCCGGGAAGGAAGttcatgtatgtatttttatgcaactgtaaaaatgactaaaaacaacagcaacacattttaaccaaataaTTGGCGCTAAGTATCTCAAAGTGTTCGATATTCAATACTATTGTTATTGCTATTATTGATTGTTATTCTAATGACGGGTTGGTGTGGTTTCCCTAGTTTGGGGGTTCGTTAGGCTTCCCTGGGGTTTATCCCGTTTATCTGCAGCTTGTCTCGCTCTACAAAGCGCTGCAGGCCTGGAACTTAAAGAACAGTCTCTGGAGGTCAGACGTCGTCTAGTCGGGTATGTGAAGTTTTCTCTCGTCTGTCAGTGACTCAAAGTGATATCGGGCTTTACTTCACCCTCCCAGAGACCAGCGCCTTTCAGGTCCTCTCCCGCAGTCAGCGACAGCAAAAATGGCCAACATCCAAGGGAACTCATTAGAAacgatgttttttttttcagttgttgcttgtttttagtttgaaagggaaattaaacttaattccgtgattttagttttttttgttaatgtgcaATACGTAGGCTAGTTCTGCTTGTTCCTGCGTCGTTTTCATTTGTTTGCCATGTTTTaaaacaatgctaaaatgaCATCGCTTATTAAAAGTCGCCGTGAATTTAAAGTTGCTATTTACCATGTCACGGGCTGCAACAGAAACACTTAATAAAATCCAATAATAGCCCACGGAGGACTCACCTTATGGTTCTGATAGGACGTAACCGCAATGAAGGCTGTCTCGGGGAAGACGTGAGTGCAGAAGGCCGTGTTTTTGGAGCCAAAGCCGTTATTTTCATCCGCCTTCACAATGTGGATCCTCGGCTGATACTTGTGCATCGAATTTAGGATTATctagaaaaaaggaaaaagtggaGCCCATCGTTAGATACTTGATCACAGGTCATCACAGCAGAAAACcctttctaaaaaaataaaagtctcgGAAAAGAAACTAGATAGCCCACGCAGTCTAACTTTATGGTTTCTTAGTAAatgcttagaaaaaaaaatgtaatttccccttaaATTCTTTTTCGGCTGCATGCatcaaaactttattttgctttggattTTCGGTTATTGTTGCTCATGTGTTGCGACGTTTTCTACATTTGCTGGAAGTTTGTAGGCTAACAATGTTCACCATTCTGCAATGCATTTCAATGCTTACTTTCAGCACCTTATCATTACAAGAAGGACCAAAAtgaaatataacatatatacatataaacatgATACAAGATAAGGTTGTGCCTAATGACAAAGATTAAAGAAAGAGTGGGGGGAGGGGGCGTGTTCTTGGCATACTTTGTGTGATTCAGACATTaaagtgtgtgggggggggggggggNNNNNNNNNNACAAGACTTGGCAGCAACTTAGGTCGAGgcaaagtattttattaatCTCACAGAGACCCAATagattcaattaaaatgtttgtaaagtTTGAAGAACTGTCGTTTTTTTTGGGCCAAATTAGCCTACATGTTTGATTAAAAGGTAAACTTTTATTGCactacaaaatgtaatgaaggTTTTACTGCTTTCATtaatatttgaaattaaattgggccatgtctgcttttatttagtatttgtaGATGGCTTCCTCATGTAACTTTTCTTCTGACAAGTTCTATTCTAGccaaaactgaaacaaaacttCCCCGTTATGTAACTGCAAACTCATTATTGTATGTTTGCAGATACAATACTCACTATATTACAATTATTACAGTGCTGTGAGTAGATGAGCAGTCCCAGGACAGTGATAGGGTAACATAAGCATGTCCTGTCTCTTTATGCTCCTCTAACCTGACTAACCTAGTTAATTTTAAGTGATGACTACTACCCGTGACTAGCTTGGCGACATAAAGACGCGTCTGCACAGCTGAACTTGAGCCTTGAACTTCTCTTTTGAGGCCCTCTCATCCGTGGGTCTTAAGTCTAATTGTTTTGACGGACCAGGGAGTCATGGTCATGAGCCCCAAAGACATctaatggtttttatttttatcagatCCACTCTTAAAGATTGAAAaaggggcttttttttttctaccactcctttttgttttttcacccaCCTACCCCCACCATTCTGTCCCATAGGCATTCCTTCAGTCTGTTATcttaaaggttgtttttgtaCCTGCCCTTTCCCTGCCAGCATGAGAGGAGACAAGGGATCGCCCTGACCTCCAGTACCTGTGGGGGCATCCTATAGCATTAAACAGACAACCCCCCCCAAGTCTTTTCTTAGAGCCAAGTGGACCATACAGGCTTACAAAGACAATACAGTAGTCACTCATTATCAATTTCCAGCTGACTGTGATCTTATTTCATGGTGCAATAGGTTTTTGTAATGGGGTGAAACTGGGAATAAAATGGCTTTTCAACTGCCTGCCATGCACCTTGTAGATGCAAGATGATTTAAAGAAAGTTACTGACCCTGATGCAGTGTCTGCTGAGTGTAGCAGTTTAGTTAGATAAGCAAGCTGTGGAAGAGTCGCGTGCAGATGGAAACTTTGTGTTTGCTAATTTGACAATGACAGTAAAGTGGTTTTAGGGTTGCATTTTGCTCTGAGGGGTAATAGTTTTATCAAAACTGAGCCTCAGGCTGAGAGAAATGAAATTGTGTTGCTGTATTCCACGGTAGCTCGGTTTTGTTTTAAGTGTGGGATTGCATCCTGTGTTGTGAAGTTATGTCATcgtgcaaaaaaaataaaaaaaaataaccacaTGTTCCAAGCAGCATTGCCATTCTGTTTGGATTTGTAAATGAGGCTTTTAGTTCAGTGAAAGAGCTTTTCAAAACCATTTGAGCACAGTGCATAGAAAACATAAGTTAAACAAAACTTTGTCTCATGCACGCATTCATTCAGGTCTGCAGAGATGCGTCCAAGATtggacaaacaacacaacaatcaTTGCAAAGACGTTATTCACCACACTACATGGTTTTGTGAGCTAAAAATGCCTGCCACTAAGACACATTACAAGTTGCATGGAAATATCTAAATGCACATTTAACCTTGTACACAGCATGGTCCACAGAGTGTGGGT is a window from the Etheostoma cragini isolate CJK2018 chromosome 16, CSU_Ecrag_1.0, whole genome shotgun sequence genome containing:
- the tbx5a gene encoding T-box transcription factor TBX5-A, with the translated sequence MADQEETFATPNSPGRSDSRELQTDNKSEKQNGASSKSPSSQTTYIQQGMEGIKVYLHERELWTKFDEVGTEMIITKAGRRMFPSFKVKVTGLNPKTKYILLMDVVPADDHRYKFADNKWSVTGKAEPAMPGRLYVHPDSPATGAHWMRQLVSFQKLKLTNNHLDPFGHIILNSMHKYQPRIHIVKADENNGFGSKNTAFCTHVFPETAFIAVTSYQNHKITQLKIENNPFAKGFRGSDDMELHRMSRMQSTKEYPVVPRSTVRQRVGSSQSPFSGEVQGMATPSTLSSQYSQCENSVTSTSQDMLPQSGSYPLPHEHGQEYHCIKRKVEDDCHSGEHSYKKAYLESSSSEEDHYYRPVGYAQSLGLATGPYRSESNQRQACMYASATQGAEPVPSLEDISCNTWASVSPYGSCSVTTMQPMDRLPYQHFSAHFTSGSLVSRLGGVGGHASPQLGDGHHAAMYQSSMTHQTLGRQCSPGAGIQSPAAGLQGNDYLYTHGIPRTLSPHQYHTVHSVSIMPEWNESS